One genomic region from Epinephelus fuscoguttatus linkage group LG6, E.fuscoguttatus.final_Chr_v1 encodes:
- the zgc:152830 gene encoding putative aminopeptidase W07G4.4, whose translation MCTSVQPVEWTTDLKNQNFDGIVLVTQSHDTLPSELDCLKAPLQDYSSVDSGLGEEVVVLKVPGLPGNRMVFASTGPVNRDYDDIRRFSDAAVNGIKRALKAGMQRPLLVCPPHADYKNSTLVAALGALHALYMPLEVREGNVKPTDYKVCVLGLWAAQEAQGEKLVELADALESGRLACRDIGGSDPERMAAPRVADYVQELFKNSPVQVEVVSDVKVLEKEYPCLAAVNRCADCVPRHQARVIKLQYCGEGPVQQTLMLVGKGITYDTGGADIKAGGFMAGMHRDKCGAAAVAGFFQILAKLKPKHLKVVGSMAMVRNSVGADCYVADELVVSRAGRRVRVGNTDAEGRMVMVDLLCEMKEKAVRETSPQLFTIATLTGHAIRAMGPNYSIIMDNGPAHRNKNAAQWQKAGEALGDVFEVSSIRREDYEFHKGKSEYEDILQCNNLPSSATPRGHQTPAAFLIMASGLDKHGVDSNAPLPYSHIDIAGSSGPFPGIPTGAPILAMATNYFLPDLL comes from the exons CGTCCAGCCTGTTGAGTGGACCACCGACCTAAAGAACCAGAA CTTTGATGGCATCGTGTTGGTGACTCAGAGCCATGACACACTGCCCTCCGAGCTCGACTGCTTGAAAGCACCGCTGCAGGACTACAGCTCT GTGGACAGTGGTCtgggggaggaggtggtggtccTGAAGGTCCCTGGTCTCCCTGGTAACCGTATGGTGTTTGCCTCCACCGGCCCAGTAAACCGCGACTATGATGACATCAGGCGCTTCAGTGATGCAGCTGTCAACGGCATCAAAAG GGCCTTGAAAGCAGGCAtgcagcgccccctgctggttTGCCCTCCACACGCAGACTACAAGAACAGCACTTTGGTGGCTGCACTCGGGGCCCTTCATGCTCTCTACATG CCGCTGGAAGTGAGAGAGGGGAACGTCAAACCCACCGACTACaaggtgtgtgttttgggtctgTGGGCAGCACAGGAGGCTCAGGgagagaaactggtggagctAGCTGACGCTCTTGAGAGTGGGAG ACTGGCATGCCGTGACATCGGTGGCTCTGACCCTGAACGTATGGCTGCTCCTCGTGTGGCTGATTACGTCCAGGAACTCTTTAAGAACAGCCCTGTGCAG GTGGAAGTGGTGAGCGACGTGAAGGTTCTGGAGAAAGAGTATCCCTGTCTGGCTGCAGTCAACCGATGTGCCGACT GTGTGCCTCGTCACCAGGCCAGAGTCATCAAGCTGCAGTACTGCGGAGAGGGACCAGTCCAGCAAACGCTCATGTTGGTGGGAAAG GGCATCACCTACGATACTGGCGGAGCCGACATCAAGGCCGGTGGATTCATGGCTGGGATGCACAGGGACAagtgtggagctgctgctgtggccGGCTTCTTCCAG ATTTTAGCCAagctgaagccaaaacatctgaaGGTTGTCGGCTCCATGGCCATGGTGAGGAACAGCGTCGGCGCAG aCTGCTACGTGGCCGATGAGCTGGTGGTTTCCCGCGCTGGTCGCAGAGTGAGAGTGGGAAACACAGATGCAGAGGGACGCATGGTGATGGTCGACCTGCTCTGTGAGATGAAGGAGAAG GCGGTACGTGAGACGTCTCCTCAGCTGTTTACTATCGCCACTCTGACTGGTCACGCCATCAGAGCCATGGGACCTAACTACTCT atCATCATGGACAACGGACCGGCCCATCGCAACAAAAACGCTGCTCAGTGGCAGAAAG CTGGAGAGGCTCTGGGCGATGTGTTCGAGGTGTCCAGTATCAGACGAGAGGACTACGAATTCCACAAGGGAAAGTCTGAGTATGAGGACATTCTGCAGTGCAACAACCTGCCGTCCTCGGCTACACCTCGAGGACATCAGACCCCTGCAGCTTTCCTCATCATGGCCTCAGGGCTCGACAAG CATGGTGTGGACTCCAACGCGCCCCTGCCGTACTCCCACATTGACATCGCCGGTTCCAGCGGTCCCTTCCCTGGTATCCCGACAGGAGCCCCCATACTCGCTATGGCAACCAACTACTTCCTGCCCGACCTTCTCTAA